The region GGTCTCGTTAGAAGCCAATTGGCCACACCCCAGTTTTCAGGGGGATTATTTGCCCGTTCGCTCTGATATCAGTGACACTCATTTTAGTGCCAGCTGGGAAACCAGCTACTTTGCCACCAACATCAAAGAACTGTTCTCACGCTGTATTTTCACCAAACATTGTGAAGCACTAGAAGCACGTAATATGGGCGTGCGTCTGGTTGACCCGGTAGATCATTACCTTAAAAGTCATCGTGCCACCAACTATGCCCTACTGGTGATTATTCTGGTGATGTCGAGCTTTTTTTTGCTGGAACTGAGTAAATCCAAAGCCATTCACCCGGTACAATATGGCTTTGTCGGCTTGTCTTTGGCTGTTTTTTACTTGTTGCTGATTTCTCTGAGCGAACACATTGGGTTTGCCTTGGCCTATACCATATCTGCACTGGCCGCGATTGCATTGCTAGTTAGCTATATCTGGGGGATCCTGCAAAGTGCACGATTGAGTATCAGTTATTTTTCCGGACTCAGCGTCTTATATTCCATGCTCTACGCCATGCTGAGTGCTGAGCACTATGCTTTGCTAATGGGCAGCCTGGTGTGCTTTTTTGTACTCGCAGTTGTGATGCTCGCAACCCGACGTGTGAACTGGTACGGCGCAGCAAACGTGCCAGCCAGCCATAACCCAGAGACATCAACTGAATAGCGTATACTCACTTCCTGGCACCCGAACTGTCTAGTCGGGTGCCAGACCGGTTCACCTCCTACCTGAGGGAGCACAACAACACCCATCGATCATTGAAAATAGCAGTACAAACTTTCCCTCAGTATGCTGCCCATTCAACATCGTGCTGAGTAGTACTTCAAGGTGACGTATGTAGCTTAATCCAGTCCAAACTCATTATTCCTCCATATTTTTGCGATATACTACATACTGGGTAAGAACAAATTAGGAAATTCAATGCGCCATTTTACACGTGCCTTTTTAGCCGCTGCGATGCTCACCACATTATCTGGGTGTGAGCTTGGCGGTGACGATAAGCTACCAATCATTGTGCAAACCGAGCCAACCAAGAGCAATATTGCCATTACTAAAGTCTCCACTGGTCCGCTTGAAACGCTGGAACCGAATACATCAGTGAAGGTTTACTACGATGTTGATATCACCGGCTTTAAGGATATTGACGTCGACGTACACTTTTACCTGGTGCATGCCGCTGAGCTGGACACCTCTGATGGTGAAGAAGCCGAAATTGAAGAAGTGCATAA is a window of Pseudoalteromonas sp. R3 DNA encoding:
- the creD gene encoding cell envelope integrity protein CreD yields the protein MTQQITEKTGIKLAIIAAIIVLLMIPIAMITDLIDERSSTQRNVQQEIARSTSGTQSLIAPFLYAEYEVFKIIDGVQTPQKHRHVILPEQLTVSGTLDTFEKYRSIYKAQLYRADLKLTGHFDKQQLHDLTQLPLTRLSMVMGISDIRGIGQNTQVSINGRTHTLIPGTTLNSIDEGVHIPLTLTALEQTAMTFDIQLHLQGMSSLAVAPLGVHTQVSLEANWPHPSFQGDYLPVRSDISDTHFSASWETSYFATNIKELFSRCIFTKHCEALEARNMGVRLVDPVDHYLKSHRATNYALLVIILVMSSFFLLELSKSKAIHPVQYGFVGLSLAVFYLLLISLSEHIGFALAYTISALAAIALLVSYIWGILQSARLSISYFSGLSVLYSMLYAMLSAEHYALLMGSLVCFFVLAVVMLATRRVNWYGAANVPASHNPETSTE